In Sciurus carolinensis chromosome 8, mSciCar1.2, whole genome shotgun sequence, the genomic stretch gtctgtgcatatatatatatacatagtatcagatcttttctttgtttttcttcaattccactttttttaaaatttgttctgattagttatatatgactataatgcattttgacacattgtatacaaatggagcacaatttctccTTTGTCTATGCATGGTGCAGAGTCCCACCCGTGgtgtaattgtacatgtatataggataataatgtccatctcattgcACCGTCCCCCCCAtccccataccctctccccttccttgcctcccctctgcctcaaagttccttcattctccccccaaccccattatggatcagcatcacttatcagaggaaaaacattcagcctttggattttggggtttggcttatttcgcttagcatgaaattctccagctccatccatttacctgcaaatgccataatttcattcttttttaaggttgagtaatattccattgtgtatatgtaccgcattttctttatccattcatctgttgaagggcatctaggttggttccatagtttagctcttgtgaattgagctgatataaacattgatgtgactgtgtcactgtagtatgctgactttaagtcctttgggtataaaccgaggccACTCCACTTGTCTTTAGAAAATTCCTCCCTGTTCAAAAGataaaaactatattttactctaattttagactttattaaacattaaatagAACATAagctttgaattttttccttatgattttgaaaattttctgataatcaACCTTTAACATTTTCTTGTCTAGTACCTCTAGCTTTTCTatcaaaattattgatatttattttaaagattccaATTGATTCCTCACTTCAGGTTTTACAGACATTTCACCAGAGGAGTTGAGGCTTGAATACCATAACTTCTTAACCAACAATAACTTACAGAGTTATGTAAGTCTGTTTCCTGTTCATCTTCCTCAATAAAAAATTGGCTATCAGTTACTGTTTTCCGTAATGGCTTGCTTGTGTTTTGGCAAAGTTAATGGAGACTAATTTTACAGGAAagccctttttttcccccacatccatccttaatttttttctttgaaagtgaTTGATTATCTAAAATGATCATAGTATATTCTGAATATGGTAATTAGgaatattatgatttttattttaagtcaccaGCATTCATTCTCAGAAATCAGACCCTTTCATCAATTGACAAGACATTTTTTGAACATCTATTAGGTGTAGATCCCATGATGAATGCTAGAAGAACAAAGTTAAATCAAGATGCCGTCTATTAAGTTGGGTCAGTAGAATAGACTAAGTTGAGAACCTGAAGGAAATGGTATGTTTTTCTGTTATGATCATGCATTTCAACTAGTATGTTTATTCACCTTTCTCCAGATATAACTAACTCTGTGTTGCTAGCTCTTGTGATTAATCAAGTGATACAAGGGAGTTGGAGATCAGGGATAGGCAACTAGAGTTGGAATATCTTTGGCAAATAGGAGCAAGTCAATGCAGGTTTTGCAAGTTAGGCACCATAAAACTGTTACAAAGACTTTTATGATTTTTGGCAAACATGTGAAGTTGTTATTGAAGAAATTGGCTTAAACACTTGAGTTACTatgtttctgtcttctctcctcagCTAAATTCTATCCAACAGTTAATAAATCAGTGGAGGAATAGGATAAATGAACTGAAAAGTCTAACTACCTCTACTAAAGTAGCATTGGTGAGTACTGAGAGTTTTCTCTAGggaagtatctttttttttgtaaaggatatttcattttggatttggaaagcaaagcaaaattctCTATCAAGAATTATGATGCACATTCTCAAGATgatatttagagtcagggtcctggaattgttttctctgtttctcagaaaagcagggataattatgcttttttaaaaaaactaattttaggTAGAGTTTTTAACTTTGGTAGTACTAGTTTTGAAAATTGGGAAATATtacataaattcaaatatttaaagttatctgtttaaaaagaaatttctttgaaaaatcatCTAAATGCACATTCAGACTAATGTATACTTTTGTGACTAAAGGACACTAACCTTGTCCTAGGCAGAAATGGAGAAATCTTTTCTCCAAAGATGCATGACCCTGACTAGACTCTTAGTTGCAAGCTAATTTCTTGGGTCTTTCAGTTACAATGACATTTGAATTTTAGTGGACTTCTAGGAAGAATTCTGTCTGTAAGTGAGAAGTGGGCCGCCATCACTATTCATGAGAagtgatggagaaaagataattgaGTCCAAGGAACTGCAGACCTTCCCTCAGGGTGGGAAGCTCCCCTTTCTTTGCTAACTTCCTAGGGCTCCTCCATCGCTGATTTGGTTACAGTCCATCCTCAGCTGGCTTAGCATGTATCAATAGtttattacttctttttcatGAGTAGTAGagaccacaaaaagaaaaaaagtacatactGTAAAAAAGTGCTTTGTTTTTATGAAACGAAAAAAGACACACCTCATCTGTAGTGACAAGCAGATGGAACCAGGAGTTGGGAAGGGGTTTGACTGAGAAGGACAAAGAGAACTTTGAGGAGTAACAGTAATGTTTTGAATCTTGGTGATAGTAGTAGTTTATAAGATTGTCAGAACTCACAGAAATATTTACATAAGAtgtgtaacattttatttcatgtaaattaGACCtcaataaagttaattttttaaaatgctattggGGCTTCCAAATGAGAGGAATTATATCTAATTACTTTGATTAGGAACATGTTAGGGGGGAAGGAGTCTGAAAAGTTCCTTGAAAGGGGAATTAAGAGCCAACTGCGGTGGCAaaatataatcccagcagctcgggaggatcacaggttcaaagccagcaaggtgctaagcaactcagtgagaccctgtctctaaataaaaaatacaaagtaggactggggatgtgactcagtggtcaagtgcccctgagtttaatccgcAGTACTCCCCAAAAAAAGTAGGGGGGTGATtaagaatttatttatcagttagAACTgtgcgtggtggcacacacctgtaatcccagcaactcagctcaggagcagaggcaggaaaaatgcatgttcaaggcaagcctgggcaacttactaagaccttgtctcaaactaaaattttaaaaagacctggggatgtagcttagtggtagagcacctgtgaTTTTAATCCccagaccacaaaaaaaaaaaaaaaaggaaagaaagaaaaaagggaaaaaagatgccagcagagatgaaagagcataaaatatttttagggaaTAGGAAATGTTCAATGGATTTATTGGTAAGCTTTCAATAATATAATTGTGAATCTACTTAAGTTCAAGCATTAGAGTAGGCTGAGTATCCTCTAAAAGTCCTTTGTACTACATCTAGATTTCTAGATTTCTTAATAAATGTAGAATCCAATCTTATAATATAGAcactaaaatgtattattaaacattattttctgaTTGGAATATGTACTCATTTTAGATATctagaaagtatttaaaaagcataagatttttttaaaatcataatttctcAGCCAGAGATAATCATTTAactttttgggatttttttgttgttgttgttcttattgtttgtgtgtgctggagtttgaacccagggccttgcacttgctagacaaatgctctaccattcaGCTAAATTCCCAGCCCctattattgatttattgatgtgCATTGTTTTCTATgcatatttgtattattattactttatagtatactttatacaatattttaatctTACTCTTTCAAACATCCCATTATGGGCGTTTTTCCATGTTAAACATTTAACTTCATACTTTACTTTTAAGcgtaatttcaaaaatttaatttgacTGTATAGAAAATGTAATTGAGAAGTATTCATCAgcactttattatttttgcatgCTGTTTTTAAAGCTCTCTGATGATGGAATAAATCACGCAGCACCTACATTTGGATTTGGAATTAGGCCAGCAGGAACATTTGGATCACCAGGTAAGTGATGAAGTACTGCTGGACTTCACTGACTCAGAAAAGTAGAATTTTGTAGGTTTCAAATGATAAAACctgaattatcattttaaatcacccttgccaaataaaggaaaactttaaagagagattttgtttttttcccattccagaATTTGTGATCATAATCATATTTTGCTTTGTATTCACAATGATGCACCCTTAAGCTGGTAGCTACAACCAAGAACCAAAAATTGGTTCATTCTGCTTCTTGCTCTGCTAGTAAATTATAAGAagcaagtataactaattagggaaaatattttatttgggtgGTTTCTGTAAACAAGGGACTATAATTCTTgtacattatttttcatctttgctGTTTCTTTAAGCAGTCGGATATgccatgaaattattttaatattatttctataaaaattgtTCTTAAAGTGTTCTTATAAGATTAGTTGTAGGTAGAGTTcaaaatattactgatttttaagtcctaATGCTGACCTGACAAGCAAGTATTTGAACTCCACTCTGGATGGTAAGGTGGTTATCAGTGAGAGTTGTGTGATTTATATTTCTGTGCCATCAAATACAGGTGACAGTATCAATTGTGCAGTTCTGCTATTTAAATTGGAACTATTGGCCTCCTTGTCCCTAAATAAAAGGGCTACTTtaagttaattattttattaaattaacctatcctaattttaaaaaatttggttgaatatttttcttgttaaatgatgtttagaaaaaaactggaaattcttttaaataaataaataaataaatcgcCCTTGCCAATTTTGCCACCTACCATGATGGAGCTTCAAAGATCGTGGCTTATCAAGCATTTGTGAAAGACAGGCCAGAATGGGTATGTTCTTTGAAAGACACTACAGCTTAGGTCTTAGAAGTacattttaggaatttttctCAAGAGTTTCACAGGAATACATATCTATGGTAGCAGTATCTTTGAGAACTTTTTTGTCACTATATAGCTGTCAAGTAATAATTCAGGTAAGACAGGTGGCAGCTCAAAAGTGTAAAGTCCACTGCCCAGTCCCTGAGATTTCTGTAGGGTGAAGGTAAATCACAGTAGCAGAAACATCAGGAAAATAGGGTTCAGTGTATTTGTCCTAacctattttcacttttttctttttctgttttttgtaggTTTTCAGGTGAATAATAGCAGCAGTGATAATGCtcagaattttagttttaaaacaaCCCCTGGATTTGTCACTGCCTCTTCTGGAAGCCCTTCAGTGTTTGGGAGTCCTCTAGCATTTGGAGCTCTAACCTCTGCCAGTTCTGCCACCTCCACTTCCACTCCAACTTTTGGATTTGGGAAACCTGAAATTACATCTGctgcttcattttcatttaaaagtccTGCAGCCTCCAGTTTTGGATCACCTGGATTTTCAGGATTTCCAGCTTCCATGGCAGCGGGCCCTGTTGGAGCTCCAGTGGCCCCAGTCTTTGGAAACACCAGTTCTGTGGCTGGTTTTGGTAGTCCCAGCTCACATTCTTACACTGCCTTTTCCAAGCCATCTAATGACAACTTTGGAGATAGCAGCTTACCCACCTCTCTCCCATTCTCAAATGTCGTCATCACCACAGATAATGTGTTATTCACACCCAAGGATCAACTAACAGTAGAAGAATTAGAACAATTTCAATCTAAGAAATTTATTCTGGGAAAAATTCCATTAAAGCCACCACCTGTGGagcttctaaatatttaaaagggcgattttaaatacagaaaagaacGACTTTTAAATAAGaggttttttgtttctgttttcacagTACTGgagttgaacctagggccttgagtgtactaagcaagtgctttaccactgagccatacccccagccttATAATGGCTTTTGAACTTGTCCTGAGTGGTTCATATAAAAGAGCAGATATagatgcatgtgtgtatatacatatacacacatacatatatgtatgtatatacacatatttttgagGAATGTGAACTTTCAATAATAACTTTAGGGATTTtaaagtttaacatttttttccttaagctTAAGtagaatatatcaaaaatataaataaataaatacataataaggGAATTTTTTTTGGACTGTAAttatgaactgaaaaaaaaaattgtactgaataatattctgtccCACTTTACTGTCTCACCCTTTAaagttggtgtgtgtgtgtggtgtgtgcctgggaatcaaacccagggccttttcgTGCTAGACTAGACCTCTTATCTGTTCCTCCCTCACTGTTTCCAGTTCCTTTTCTCTTACCCTCTGAGGTAAGAGAAAGGTTCAGAAGCAAGACGAGGATGTTCCAGCTGGATTGATGTAGCTGCCTTCTTTACTCCAAGCCCCATTCTTTGAATTCTGCCTTTTCACTTTTATCTCCTTTTCAAAGGGATCATTGAAAGTCTTCAAGAAGTGAGACATCTTTTTAAGAAGGATGCTTTTAACGTATGAGAAAAATTAAtgactttttctttcccttcaaagATTAGTTAAATTATTACAGAAGAAACTCAAAAGGTCCAAAACTTCATTGATGCTCCTGAAgggcaaattaaaataatgaaatgcctCATCATGTTCATCCACCTGGTAAAAATGAAAACCTGACAATAACAAATATTGGTGAAGGTGTAATATAGGAACTCACATGCAATCAGTGGAAGTGTAGATTGTTGCAAGTACTTAAAAGAGCAGACTGGCAGCATCTAATAACATTGAAGGTGCACATCCTCTACAACCTAGCAGTTCCACTCCTATGCAAGACCTTGCTCCTCAAAGTATGGTCCTAGGACTAGCAGCATCAACACCACCTGGGAAGTTAACATATGTGAAAAGCCAGGTCTTACCCCAAACTTAATGAATCAGAGACTGCACTTTAGAAGGACTAATCAAATGATTTGTATGCACGTGGTTGTGTGAGAAATTTGCATATATGAACAAGGATATGTACAAAAATGTGCATAATATTGTTTATAGTagcaaaatggaaacaaccaGAAGTCCTTTCACAGGATAGCAGATAATCTGGTATGATGGAATGCATCTGTATACTCATGAAAAGTATAAACAACCAAAATGAGGCAGGTGCagaattatatgtataatatactaTTTAAAATGCAAGTTATATTATTTGTGGATACTTACAACATAGGAATAGCA encodes the following:
- the Nup42 gene encoding nucleoporin NUP42 isoform X1, which produces MTICQFFLQGRCRFGDRCWNEHPGTRGAGGGRQQPQQQPAGNNRRGWNATSQRYSSVIQPSSFSKSTPWGGSRDQEKPSFGSFDSEASTSRNRGFGLSENPFASPNCDEQTDEKKLLEGIVKDMEVWESSGQWMFSVYSPVKKKPNISGFTDISPEELRLEYHNFLTNNNLQSYLNSIQQLINQWRNRINELKSLTTSTKVALLSDDGINHAAPTFGFGIRPAGTFGSPGFQVNNSSSDNAQNFSFKTTPGFVTASSGSPSVFGSPLAFGALTSASSATSTSTPTFGFGKPEITSAASFSFKSPAASSFGSPGFSGFPASMAAGPVGAPVAPVFGNTSSVAGFGSPSSHSYTAFSKPSNDNFGDSSLPTSLPFSNVVITTDNVLFTPKDQLTVEELEQFQSKKFILGKIPLKPPPVELLNI
- the Nup42 gene encoding nucleoporin NUP42 isoform X2: MEVWESSGQWMFSVYSPVKKKPNISGFTDISPEELRLEYHNFLTNNNLQSYLNSIQQLINQWRNRINELKSLTTSTKVALLSDDGINHAAPTFGFGIRPAGTFGSPGFQVNNSSSDNAQNFSFKTTPGFVTASSGSPSVFGSPLAFGALTSASSATSTSTPTFGFGKPEITSAASFSFKSPAASSFGSPGFSGFPASMAAGPVGAPVAPVFGNTSSVAGFGSPSSHSYTAFSKPSNDNFGDSSLPTSLPFSNVVITTDNVLFTPKDQLTVEELEQFQSKKFILGKIPLKPPPVELLNI